Proteins encoded in a region of the Myxococcales bacterium genome:
- a CDS encoding serine/threonine protein kinase, which translates to MEAPLRPGDLVDGVYVVERLLGQGGMGAVFVAREPELDRRVAVKVLLGEGRGGEAAARFEREARAVAALQSDHVARVFRVGCLASGAPYMAMELLEGEDLAAALARRGPLPSGEVIALMLQACEGLAEAHERGIVHRDLKPANLFLARRPTGATALKILDFGIAKATTPTPLTATRAFLGTPLYMSPEQINDVRSVDARTDVWALGVVMVQLLTGELPFLATSLPDLSELILHGRPRPPSASCPGLSPALEAVVLRCLEKDPAARYAGASELAAALAMTAYSPAPRPAPAAPEVRDATSLAFGATLPLAPADGPARAPVPNAAVAAVAASAVPVPADEPHVWPGERDEPRARPLRGPLSLAAGAALLAGLAGFAARHVARGPGAGEPPALEAPGVASAAVAAPSAPPRSGEAPPAVSAPASERPAPGAPVVPAAAAAAAASARPSSARVPGAGKPASVPLPPPPPAAPAPAPAPAPAPAPAGPGSLMPATRN; encoded by the coding sequence GTGGAAGCCCCTCTTCGGCCCGGAGACCTCGTTGACGGCGTCTACGTCGTCGAGCGACTGCTCGGGCAGGGCGGGATGGGGGCCGTCTTCGTGGCGCGGGAGCCCGAGCTCGATCGGCGCGTGGCCGTGAAGGTGCTGCTCGGCGAGGGGCGGGGCGGCGAGGCCGCTGCGCGCTTCGAGCGCGAGGCGAGGGCGGTCGCCGCGCTCCAGAGCGACCACGTGGCGCGCGTGTTCCGCGTCGGCTGCCTCGCGAGCGGCGCGCCCTACATGGCCATGGAGCTGCTCGAAGGCGAGGACCTCGCGGCGGCCCTCGCGCGGCGAGGTCCGCTCCCGAGCGGCGAGGTGATCGCCCTCATGCTGCAAGCCTGCGAGGGCCTCGCCGAGGCGCACGAGCGGGGCATCGTGCACCGCGATCTGAAGCCCGCCAACCTCTTCCTCGCCCGTCGACCCACCGGGGCCACCGCGCTGAAGATCCTCGATTTCGGCATCGCGAAGGCCACGACGCCGACCCCGCTCACCGCCACGCGCGCGTTCCTCGGCACGCCGCTGTACATGTCCCCCGAGCAGATCAACGACGTGCGCTCGGTCGACGCGCGCACGGACGTGTGGGCCCTTGGGGTGGTGATGGTCCAGCTGCTCACGGGCGAGCTGCCGTTCCTCGCCACGTCCCTGCCGGATCTGAGCGAGCTCATCTTGCACGGTCGCCCGCGGCCCCCCTCCGCGTCGTGCCCCGGCCTCTCTCCCGCGCTCGAGGCGGTCGTGCTGCGGTGCCTCGAGAAGGACCCCGCGGCCCGCTACGCCGGCGCGAGCGAGCTCGCGGCGGCGCTGGCGATGACGGCGTACTCGCCCGCTCCCCGGCCTGCGCCGGCGGCCCCGGAGGTGCGCGACGCGACGTCGCTCGCGTTCGGCGCCACGCTGCCGCTCGCCCCCGCGGACGGGCCTGCGCGGGCTCCTGTCCCGAACGCCGCGGTCGCCGCGGTCGCCGCGAGCGCGGTGCCCGTGCCGGCCGACGAGCCGCACGTCTGGCCGGGGGAGCGCGACGAGCCCCGCGCGCGGCCCCTTCGGGGCCCCCTCTCGCTCGCCGCGGGCGCAGCGCTCCTCGCGGGGCTCGCGGGGTTCGCGGCACGCCACGTGGCGCGCGGGCCTGGGGCGGGGGAGCCGCCTGCGCTCGAAGCCCCCGGGGTCGCTTCGGCCGCCGTGGCCGCCCCTTCGGCCCCCCCGCGCTCGGGCGAGGCGCCGCCCGCCGTGAGCGCGCCCGCCAGCGAGCGACCCGCGCCTGGTGCGCCCGTCGTCCCCGCCGCCGCCGCCGCCGCCGCCGCGAGCGCGCGACCCTCGTCAGCGCGCGTCCCAGGCGCTGGGAAGCCGGCCTCCGTGCCTCTTCCGCCTCCTCCGCCAGCCGCGCCTGCGCCCGCGCCTGCGCCCGCGCCTGCGCCTGCGCCCGCGGGGCCGGGTAGCCTCATGCCTGCCACGAGGAACTGA
- a CDS encoding PD40 domain-containing protein: protein MKRSVVPTFIFIASLTSFAACVGSDPVVGADAAPPLDATAPGLEAGADTNAPPVDAAPPVDAAPPVDAADAANPCPHSRLGANGRCEPVCGVRFTLGADIAPGPAASPSVVSVAGQGEGSYGLANDGSFMFFSPSRTAAGYAFAKKTAGGYAVAEIPAANLTEVDGSRGGHLTSDGRHVVFVSSKNVLLYGDANLSTGAVTFAPTGGPFATLNPLLPPPNDSTITSPVLSGDGLTLAFSRNSTNPGVAGTYQSRRADVLSPFPQAKRLEGDLSNFARYSSISALSYDGLTAFVFDAFTTRVFTRANTGDEFTTDLTRSAIPAWLVGVADKCDTLVATRSIGGSQNQEIATVTATP, encoded by the coding sequence TTGAAGCGATCCGTGGTGCCTACGTTTATTTTCATCGCCTCGTTGACCTCGTTCGCCGCCTGCGTCGGCTCCGATCCGGTCGTCGGCGCCGACGCCGCGCCGCCGCTCGACGCGACGGCGCCCGGCCTCGAGGCCGGCGCCGACACGAACGCGCCGCCCGTCGACGCGGCGCCGCCCGTCGACGCGGCGCCGCCCGTCGACGCAGCCGACGCGGCGAACCCGTGTCCGCACTCCAGGCTCGGCGCCAACGGACGGTGCGAGCCGGTGTGCGGCGTGAGGTTCACGCTGGGCGCCGACATCGCGCCGGGCCCCGCAGCCTCTCCCAGCGTCGTGAGCGTCGCGGGCCAAGGCGAGGGCAGCTATGGCCTCGCCAACGACGGGTCGTTCATGTTTTTCTCCCCGAGCCGCACGGCAGCCGGCTACGCGTTCGCGAAGAAGACGGCGGGGGGATACGCCGTGGCCGAGATTCCGGCGGCGAACCTGACCGAGGTCGACGGGAGTCGCGGCGGTCACCTCACGAGCGACGGACGCCACGTCGTCTTCGTGAGCTCGAAGAACGTCCTGCTGTATGGCGACGCGAACCTTAGCACCGGGGCGGTCACGTTCGCGCCGACGGGCGGCCCGTTCGCGACCCTGAACCCCCTGCTTCCGCCGCCCAACGACAGCACCATCACGAGTCCAGTCTTGTCGGGCGACGGGCTAACGTTGGCGTTCTCTCGCAACTCGACGAACCCGGGCGTCGCGGGCACCTACCAGTCGCGCCGCGCGGACGTCCTGTCGCCGTTCCCTCAGGCGAAGCGCCTCGAGGGGGACCTCTCCAATTTCGCCCGGTATTCGTCGATTTCCGCGCTGTCGTACGACGGCCTGACCGCGTTCGTGTTCGACGCGTTCACCACACGGGTGTTCACGCGAGCGAACACGGGGGACGAGTTCACGACGGACCTGACGAGATCGGCCATTCCCGCTTGGCTCGTGGGCGTCGCCGACAAGTGCGACACGCTCGTCGCCACCCGGTCGATCGGCGGGTCTCAGAACCAGGAGATCGCCACCGTCACCGCCACTCCCTGA
- a CDS encoding metal ABC transporter permease translates to MDLSYLAIPLFQRALLAGSLLAALLAVLGVLVTARGLATLGDGLSHAAFGGIALGMFLGVSAPLVVAIPFTALAAIAIGALRRKGGLRSDVAMAILFAVCFAFGVILLRKAKRTEATFDPEQLLFGNILLVGSDDLAIVIVIAAVTATFFLFAWTRVAYATFDEELARLSGIEVGWLESALLALLAAVVVAAIRLAGVVLVSAFLVIPAAAGRALGKGLGGVVGYAMLTGVLGVFAGFVAGHAFSWPEGAAIVIMLAALFLASLGVQRLRAR, encoded by the coding sequence ATGGACCTCTCCTACCTCGCCATACCCCTGTTCCAGCGCGCGCTGCTCGCGGGCTCCTTGCTCGCGGCGCTGCTCGCGGTGCTCGGGGTCCTCGTCACGGCGCGCGGGCTCGCCACGCTCGGTGACGGGCTCTCCCACGCGGCGTTCGGCGGCATCGCGCTCGGGATGTTCCTCGGGGTCTCGGCGCCGCTGGTGGTGGCCATCCCGTTCACGGCGCTCGCCGCGATCGCGATCGGCGCGCTGCGCCGCAAGGGTGGGCTCCGCTCGGACGTCGCGATGGCGATCCTCTTCGCCGTGTGTTTCGCGTTTGGGGTGATCTTGCTGCGGAAAGCGAAGCGCACCGAGGCCACCTTCGACCCCGAGCAGCTCCTCTTCGGCAACATCCTGCTCGTGGGGTCGGACGACCTCGCGATCGTGATCGTCATCGCGGCGGTGACCGCCACGTTCTTTCTCTTCGCGTGGACGCGGGTCGCCTACGCCACCTTCGACGAGGAGCTCGCGCGCCTCTCGGGCATCGAGGTGGGCTGGCTGGAGAGCGCGCTGCTCGCGCTGCTCGCGGCGGTGGTCGTCGCGGCCATCCGCCTCGCCGGGGTGGTGCTCGTGAGCGCCTTCCTCGTCATCCCGGCCGCCGCCGGCCGCGCCTTGGGGAAGGGGCTCGGGGGCGTGGTGGGCTACGCGATGCTCACGGGCGTGCTCGGGGTGTTCGCCGGCTTCGTAGCAGGCCACGCCTTCTCCTGGCCCGAGGGCGCCGCCATCGTGATCATGCTCGCGGCGCTGTTCTTGGCCTCCCTCGGGGTTCAGCGCCTCCGCGCGCGCTGA
- the frr gene encoding ribosome recycling factor, giving the protein MIDDVHKELSSASAKAHDALRRDLAKLRAGRASANLLDGVRVDYYGSSTPLSQMANIAIPEPRLLTVKPWDRSAVKAVEKAIRETDLGLNPQTDGDLIRVPLPPLTEERRREFVKIAKKYGEECKVSVRKARHEAVDLLNEMDKAGEASEDDVERGKKKVEELVAEATKIVEQLVATKEKDIMEV; this is encoded by the coding sequence ATGATCGACGACGTCCACAAAGAACTCTCCTCTGCGAGCGCCAAGGCCCACGACGCGCTCCGCCGCGACCTCGCCAAGCTCCGCGCGGGCCGCGCCAGCGCGAACCTCCTGGACGGCGTGCGGGTCGACTACTACGGCTCCTCGACGCCCCTCTCGCAGATGGCCAACATCGCCATCCCCGAGCCGCGGCTCCTCACCGTCAAGCCGTGGGACCGCTCGGCCGTGAAGGCCGTGGAGAAGGCCATCCGCGAGACCGACCTCGGCCTGAACCCCCAGACCGACGGCGACCTCATCCGCGTGCCGCTTCCCCCGCTCACGGAGGAGCGCCGCCGCGAGTTCGTAAAGATCGCCAAGAAGTACGGCGAAGAGTGCAAGGTCAGCGTTCGCAAGGCCCGCCACGAGGCCGTCGACCTCCTCAACGAGATGGACAAGGCCGGCGAGGCCAGCGAAGACGACGTGGAGCGAGGCAAGAAGAAGGTCGAAGAGCTCGTCGCCGAGGCCACGAAAATCGTCGAGCAGCTCGTCGCCACAAAAGAGAAAGATATCATGGAGGTATGA
- a CDS encoding Stp1/IreP family PP2C-type Ser/Thr phosphatase → MRAVAAGLSDVGLQREHNEDSFIVLTEHDLFVVADGMGGHKAGDVASKLATDTISDFFRSTANEDVTWPFHFDTNLSEEENRLLTGIRVANRQIFERSSRSRECHGMGTTVVGAMFSPRKKRMYIGHVGDSRCYRVRSGAIQLLTRDHSLINDYLLAMPDLTPEQRSELPKNVITRALGMHDQVVVDLQHDDPKPGDVYVLCSDGLSGMVEDDEILLLVREAADLTSLCTALIAKANEHGGEDNVTAVVVKIEDPSGAAAEPATAAHAHADDLDEPTVVEARAALVPAPSPMEQPLQPDGEGDEPTSPGIISRAPPSLDDFVTRETAVPDGDEPPPPNKSTDSR, encoded by the coding sequence TTGCGCGCCGTCGCGGCAGGGCTGAGCGACGTTGGGCTCCAGCGCGAGCACAACGAAGACTCCTTCATCGTCCTGACCGAGCACGACCTCTTCGTCGTCGCCGACGGCATGGGCGGCCACAAGGCCGGTGACGTCGCGTCGAAGCTCGCGACCGACACCATCTCCGACTTCTTCCGCTCCACCGCGAACGAAGACGTCACGTGGCCCTTCCACTTCGACACCAACCTCTCGGAGGAAGAGAACCGGCTGCTCACGGGCATCCGCGTGGCGAACCGCCAGATCTTCGAGCGGAGCTCACGGTCGCGCGAGTGCCACGGAATGGGCACCACGGTGGTGGGGGCGATGTTCAGCCCGCGCAAGAAGCGCATGTACATCGGGCACGTGGGCGACTCGCGCTGCTACCGCGTTCGCTCGGGCGCCATCCAGCTGCTCACGCGAGACCACTCCCTCATCAACGACTACCTGCTCGCCATGCCCGACCTCACCCCCGAGCAGCGCAGCGAGCTCCCCAAGAACGTCATCACGCGGGCGCTGGGCATGCACGACCAGGTCGTGGTCGATCTCCAGCACGACGACCCGAAGCCAGGCGACGTCTACGTGCTCTGCTCCGACGGCCTGTCGGGCATGGTCGAAGACGACGAGATCCTGCTCCTCGTGAGAGAGGCGGCCGACCTCACCTCCCTCTGTACGGCCCTCATCGCGAAGGCGAACGAGCACGGCGGCGAGGACAACGTCACGGCGGTGGTCGTGAAGATCGAGGACCCGAGCGGCGCCGCGGCGGAGCCCGCGACCGCCGCGCACGCGCACGCCGACGACCTCGACGAGCCCACGGTCGTCGAGGCGCGCGCCGCCCTCGTGCCCGCGCCGAGCCCCATGGAGCAGCCGCTCCAGCCGGACGGCGAAGGCGACGAGCCAACCTCGCCGGGCATCATCAGCCGCGCTCCGCCGTCGCTCGACGACTTCGTGACGCGCGAGACCGCGGTGCCGGACGGCGACGAGCCGCCGCCGCCCAACAAGTCGACCGACTCCAGGTAG
- a CDS encoding DedA family protein — MDIKEVVDKVRHLDKFLGEITQTYGTTTYAILAAVVFCETGLVVLPFLPGDSLLFASGAVASLPNSGLNVGLLGLILIVAAVVGDTVNYHVGKAIGPRVMKGEKSKIFNKKHLDKTHKFFEKYGAKTIILCRFVPIVRTFAPFVAGAGAMNYSKFILYNVVGAVAWVVLMMGSGVLFGQLEVVKKNFELVVIGIVVLSVLPMVIEWWKNRGKTADDAPVEPAPAKE; from the coding sequence ATGGACATCAAAGAAGTCGTCGACAAGGTCCGCCACCTCGACAAGTTCCTCGGCGAGATCACCCAGACCTACGGCACGACCACCTACGCCATCCTCGCGGCGGTGGTCTTCTGCGAGACGGGCCTCGTGGTGCTCCCGTTCCTGCCTGGCGACTCGCTGCTGTTCGCGTCCGGCGCGGTGGCGTCCCTGCCCAACTCGGGCCTCAACGTCGGGCTGCTCGGGCTCATCCTCATCGTCGCCGCCGTCGTCGGCGACACGGTGAACTACCATGTGGGCAAGGCGATCGGCCCCCGGGTCATGAAGGGCGAGAAGTCGAAGATCTTCAACAAGAAGCACCTCGACAAGACCCACAAGTTCTTCGAGAAATACGGGGCAAAGACCATCATCCTCTGCCGCTTCGTCCCCATCGTGCGCACCTTCGCGCCGTTCGTGGCGGGGGCGGGCGCGATGAACTACTCGAAGTTCATCCTCTACAATGTCGTGGGCGCGGTCGCCTGGGTCGTGCTGATGATGGGCTCGGGCGTGCTCTTCGGGCAGCTCGAGGTCGTGAAGAAGAACTTCGAGCTCGTGGTGATCGGCATCGTGGTGCTCTCGGTCCTGCCGATGGTCATCGAGTGGTGGAAGAACCGCGGCAAGACGGCCGACGACGCCCCGGTCGAGCCCGCGCCCGCCAAGGAGTAG
- a CDS encoding methylmalonyl-CoA mutase family protein, with amino-acid sequence MAQDGSASTRGSHDEAAKLPNVHAQADLGGDVPGDIPGDLAVLRQATLAWRATVLAKSEAKMPPRKARFTTWSDAEVADVRTPADVPLDYTRDLGMPGEYPFTRGVQPTMYRSRLWTMRMFAGFGTPEQTNERFKFLLAQGQTGLSTAFDFPTLMGYDSDSPRSLGEVGMCGVAVDTLRDMEVLFDGIPLDKVTTSMTINGPAIVLLCFYIALADKRGIPRTAIGGTVQNDCLKEFIAQHAWLVPPRPAMRIVTDMIEFCSKEVPRWNTVSISGYHIREAGATAAQELAFTLADGVAYVESCVARGMDVDDFAPRLSFFFDVHNDFFEEIAKFRAARRLWARLMKERFGAKKAESMKLRTHAQTAGVSLTAQQPYNNVVRVALQALAAVLGGTQSLHTNSLDETYALPTEDSVMIALRTQQIVAEESGVANTIDPLGGAWFIEELTTKLEEEALATIKRIDAMGGMVCAIEKGYPQREIAASAYHFQRQLETGERVMVGVNKYVSDEATSGGIPLLRIDEEVQKLQVRNLAAVKSGRDAAAVTAALAAVGEAARSGANLMPPIIAAAKLYATQQEVCDVLREAFGTYTDPAEF; translated from the coding sequence ATGGCGCAAGACGGCTCTGCCTCCACGCGCGGCTCGCACGACGAGGCCGCGAAGCTCCCCAACGTTCACGCCCAGGCCGACCTGGGGGGCGACGTTCCTGGCGATATCCCCGGCGATCTCGCGGTGTTGCGCCAAGCCACGCTCGCGTGGCGGGCCACGGTGCTCGCGAAGAGCGAGGCCAAGATGCCGCCGCGGAAGGCGCGCTTCACCACCTGGAGCGACGCGGAGGTCGCCGACGTGCGCACCCCGGCGGACGTGCCGCTCGACTACACGCGCGACCTCGGCATGCCGGGCGAGTACCCCTTCACGCGCGGCGTGCAGCCGACCATGTACCGCAGCCGCCTGTGGACCATGCGCATGTTCGCGGGCTTCGGCACGCCCGAGCAGACCAACGAGCGCTTCAAGTTCCTGCTCGCCCAGGGGCAGACGGGGCTCTCCACGGCCTTCGATTTCCCCACCCTGATGGGCTACGACTCCGACTCGCCGCGCTCCCTGGGCGAGGTGGGCATGTGCGGCGTGGCGGTCGACACCCTGCGCGACATGGAGGTGCTCTTCGACGGCATCCCGCTCGACAAGGTCACCACGAGCATGACCATCAACGGTCCGGCGATCGTGCTCCTGTGCTTCTACATCGCCCTCGCCGACAAGCGCGGCATCCCGCGGACGGCGATCGGCGGCACGGTGCAGAACGACTGCCTGAAGGAGTTCATCGCGCAGCACGCGTGGCTCGTGCCGCCGCGGCCGGCGATGCGCATCGTCACCGACATGATCGAGTTCTGCTCGAAGGAGGTGCCGCGCTGGAACACCGTGTCCATCAGCGGCTACCACATCCGCGAGGCAGGCGCGACGGCGGCCCAGGAGCTCGCCTTCACCCTGGCCGACGGGGTCGCCTACGTGGAGAGCTGCGTGGCGCGCGGCATGGACGTGGACGACTTCGCGCCGCGCCTCTCGTTCTTCTTCGACGTGCACAACGACTTCTTCGAGGAGATCGCCAAGTTCCGCGCCGCGCGGCGGCTCTGGGCGCGGCTCATGAAGGAGCGCTTCGGCGCGAAGAAGGCCGAGAGCATGAAGCTCCGGACGCACGCGCAGACGGCCGGCGTGTCGCTCACCGCGCAGCAGCCGTACAACAACGTGGTGCGCGTCGCGCTCCAGGCGCTCGCGGCCGTCCTCGGCGGCACGCAGTCGCTCCACACGAACAGCCTGGACGAGACCTACGCGCTCCCCACCGAGGACTCGGTGATGATCGCCCTGCGCACGCAGCAGATCGTCGCCGAAGAGAGCGGCGTGGCGAACACGATCGACCCGCTCGGCGGCGCGTGGTTCATCGAGGAGCTCACGACCAAGCTCGAGGAGGAGGCGCTGGCCACCATCAAGCGCATCGACGCGATGGGCGGCATGGTGTGCGCCATCGAGAAGGGCTACCCGCAGCGCGAGATCGCGGCGAGCGCCTACCACTTCCAGCGCCAGCTCGAGACCGGCGAGCGGGTGATGGTCGGCGTGAACAAGTACGTCAGCGACGAGGCGACGAGCGGCGGCATCCCGCTGCTGCGCATCGACGAAGAGGTGCAGAAGCTCCAGGTGCGAAACCTCGCCGCCGTGAAGTCCGGGCGCGACGCGGCGGCGGTCACCGCGGCCTTGGCGGCGGTCGGCGAGGCGGCGCGCTCGGGCGCGAACCTCATGCCCCCGATCATCGCGGCGGCGAAGCTCTACGCCACGCAGCAAGAGGTCTGCGATGTGCTGCGCGAGGCGTTCGGCACGTACACCGATCCGGCCGAGTTCTGA
- a CDS encoding L,D-transpeptidase: protein MKVSRFAPLALVACLFAPLAAGCAAETGEEEPVVAADSEDELVAKADEHWFYNGAVPTLEQSQLTVSLKGNTARLTGLLPQGASVPALPHAKTKAEGGRTRIDLVYPIATARPGKSNSRPGTYAFQLAKPYRPDGSAWTASEGEHFVPWGGFPFISYNGGIAVHGPITSTSAVSAADLNVWVLKRGAVSGGCNRMMGEHVVELAHAIGVNMRKVYVANKIYTPPHAPVKVIADYDQYDGKAIDVDYPTDTGVVRPGKVLGADKVVMFGSWVASELPNGKDLPPNMKWEGGVAGDYYVFAEHALKNTVCSAPKADLAKLGAYAKLKGELPTNFCAQKACYLSALRAGRTPACN, encoded by the coding sequence ATGAAGGTCTCTCGCTTCGCCCCGCTCGCCCTGGTCGCCTGCCTCTTTGCCCCGCTCGCCGCCGGCTGCGCCGCCGAGACCGGCGAGGAAGAGCCCGTCGTCGCGGCGGACTCGGAGGACGAGCTCGTCGCGAAGGCCGACGAGCACTGGTTCTACAACGGCGCCGTGCCCACCCTCGAGCAGTCGCAGCTCACCGTGTCGCTGAAGGGCAACACCGCGCGCCTCACCGGCCTCCTGCCCCAGGGCGCCTCGGTGCCGGCGCTGCCGCACGCGAAGACCAAGGCCGAGGGCGGCCGCACCCGCATCGACCTCGTGTACCCGATCGCCACGGCGCGCCCCGGCAAGAGCAACTCGCGCCCGGGCACCTACGCGTTCCAGCTCGCGAAGCCCTACCGCCCGGACGGCTCGGCGTGGACGGCGAGCGAGGGCGAGCACTTCGTGCCGTGGGGCGGCTTCCCGTTCATCTCGTACAATGGTGGCATCGCCGTCCACGGGCCCATCACGTCGACCTCGGCGGTCAGCGCGGCCGACCTCAACGTGTGGGTCCTGAAGCGGGGCGCGGTGTCGGGCGGGTGTAACCGCATGATGGGCGAGCACGTGGTCGAGCTCGCGCACGCGATCGGCGTCAACATGCGCAAGGTCTACGTGGCCAACAAGATCTACACGCCGCCCCACGCGCCCGTGAAGGTCATCGCCGACTACGACCAGTACGACGGCAAGGCGATCGACGTCGACTACCCGACCGACACCGGCGTGGTGCGCCCGGGGAAGGTCCTCGGCGCCGACAAGGTCGTGATGTTCGGCTCCTGGGTCGCCTCCGAGCTCCCGAACGGCAAGGACCTGCCCCCCAACATGAAATGGGAAGGCGGCGTCGCGGGCGACTACTACGTGTTCGCGGAGCACGCGCTCAAGAACACCGTGTGCTCCGCGCCCAAGGCCGACCTCGCCAAGCTCGGCGCGTACGCGAAGCTGAAGGGCGAGCTGCCGACGAACTTCTGCGCTCAGAAGGCCTGCTACCTGAGCGCCCTCCGCGCTGGCCGCACTCCCGCCTGCAACTGA
- a CDS encoding calcium/sodium antiporter, which yields MTHALLLVVGGFCLYIGAEWLVRGASGLAAALGVRPLVIGLTVVAYGTSTPELVVGVGSALSHQGPIALGNSIGSNIANLGLILGVTALVSPPKVDPGLRRRDLPALLVATCAVPLVLLDGRISRLEGALLLLGAFLHSALTLRPRRVDRAELGAVQAAAETAGAPHARSRRSLVVVSFVGLLALLAGGKLFVDGASGVARLCGMSEHTVGLTIVAVGTSLPELATSVLAARRGHAEVAIGNVVGSSIFNVLLILGAAGLVGSVEQPLAELRFDLAVLGVITLAGAGFMLRPAVSRLAGAVLVAGYCAFLGGLALGVR from the coding sequence TTGACCCACGCGTTGCTGCTGGTGGTCGGGGGCTTCTGCCTCTACATCGGCGCGGAGTGGCTCGTGCGGGGCGCCTCCGGGCTCGCCGCGGCGCTTGGAGTGCGGCCGCTCGTCATCGGGCTCACCGTCGTCGCGTACGGCACCTCGACCCCCGAGCTCGTCGTCGGGGTGGGCTCCGCGCTCTCGCACCAAGGCCCCATCGCGCTCGGCAACTCGATCGGCTCCAACATCGCGAACCTCGGCCTCATCCTCGGCGTTACGGCGCTGGTATCGCCGCCCAAGGTCGATCCCGGGCTGCGCCGCCGGGACCTGCCGGCGCTGCTCGTGGCGACCTGCGCCGTGCCGCTCGTTCTCCTCGACGGCCGCATCAGCCGGCTCGAGGGCGCGTTGCTCCTCCTCGGGGCCTTCCTCCACTCCGCGCTGACGCTGCGCCCAAGGCGGGTCGATCGAGCGGAGCTAGGCGCGGTCCAGGCCGCGGCCGAGACCGCGGGCGCGCCCCACGCGAGGAGCCGACGCAGCCTCGTCGTCGTCTCCTTCGTGGGCCTCCTCGCGCTGCTCGCGGGCGGCAAGCTCTTCGTCGACGGCGCGAGCGGTGTGGCGCGCCTGTGCGGCATGAGCGAGCACACGGTGGGCCTTACCATCGTGGCGGTCGGCACGTCGCTGCCGGAGCTCGCGACCTCGGTGCTGGCCGCGCGGCGCGGTCACGCCGAGGTCGCTATCGGCAACGTCGTCGGCTCGAGCATCTTCAACGTGCTGCTCATCCTCGGCGCGGCGGGGCTCGTCGGGAGCGTCGAGCAGCCGCTCGCGGAGCTCCGCTTCGACCTCGCCGTGTTGGGCGTGATCACGCTGGCAGGAGCGGGCTTCATGCTGCGACCGGCGGTGAGTCGCCTCGCGGGGGCGGTGCTGGTCGCGGGCTATTGCGCGTTCCTGGGTGGGCTCGCCCTGGGCGTGCGCTAG
- a CDS encoding c-type cytochrome has protein sequence MSPVVRRIAGVAPAALALGLACGGGEAQPSTLDTPIDHGRAVFDDPRASESTLNFFACSTCHVAEPDVTDGRTLPGAPLGGVTKRATYWAGQEDDLLRSINACRTRFMGARDPWARDGEEAKVLYAYLDSLPAPANPTAPVPFTVVQQVADLPAGDPTRGAAVYEAACASCHGARDAGFGRIAPRAPLLPGQTLAEHTYLTSNEQRLVFVEKVRHGVFLGYSGTMPPFSLEVLSDGDLGALLAYLGLYRAAPAR, from the coding sequence GTGAGCCCCGTGGTGCGGCGCATCGCCGGGGTGGCGCCAGCGGCGCTCGCGCTCGGGCTCGCGTGCGGGGGCGGGGAGGCCCAGCCCTCCACCCTCGACACGCCCATCGACCACGGGCGGGCCGTGTTCGACGATCCGCGGGCGTCCGAGTCGACCCTGAACTTCTTCGCCTGCTCCACGTGCCACGTCGCGGAGCCCGACGTGACGGATGGCCGCACGCTGCCCGGCGCGCCGCTCGGCGGCGTGACGAAGCGCGCGACGTACTGGGCCGGCCAGGAGGACGACCTGCTCCGCTCCATCAACGCGTGTCGCACACGGTTCATGGGGGCGCGCGATCCGTGGGCCCGCGACGGCGAGGAGGCGAAGGTGCTCTACGCCTACCTCGACTCGCTCCCAGCCCCGGCCAACCCTACTGCTCCCGTACCGTTCACGGTAGTGCAGCAGGTGGCGGACCTGCCCGCCGGAGACCCCACACGCGGCGCGGCCGTGTACGAGGCGGCCTGCGCGAGCTGTCACGGGGCGCGCGACGCGGGCTTCGGTCGCATCGCCCCTCGCGCGCCGCTCCTCCCTGGGCAGACCCTGGCCGAGCACACGTACCTCACGTCGAACGAACAACGCCTCGTCTTCGTGGAGAAGGTGCGGCACGGCGTGTTCCTCGGCTACAGCGGCACCATGCCGCCCTTCTCGCTCGAGGTGCTTTCGGACGGCGATCTCGGCGCACTGCTCGCGTACCTCGGCCTCTACCGCGCCGCCCCGGCGCGATGA